A genome region from Rhizobium sp. N324 includes the following:
- a CDS encoding ABC transporter permease encodes MFTIVRDLARQNLEFLCGLLLFAVIVGFIILSYFSPYAPTDIYLLPPDMPPDGDYWLGTTSRGQDVFWQLTTALRNTLYFGIGVAFLSRIISLVVGLVAGYAGGAVDRVLMAINDSVMVIPQFPLLILFYFVLKDSMTWTTLIVIMASLGWSYDARLIRSVAIGLKTRPFTTQSVYSGMSMRKILVEEHLPYVLPIVFATTMNNMIWSIGMEITLSVLGFTDIETPTMGMMIYWANAHSALISGVWWWVAAPVAVIVILFLALFLLSMSMNEYNDPRSRLNRMGS; translated from the coding sequence ATGTTTACCATCGTCCGCGACCTCGCACGCCAGAACCTGGAATTTCTCTGCGGCCTGCTCCTCTTTGCCGTCATCGTCGGGTTCATCATCCTGTCCTATTTCTCGCCCTACGCGCCGACGGACATCTATCTTCTGCCGCCCGACATGCCGCCCGACGGCGATTATTGGCTCGGCACCACATCGCGCGGCCAGGACGTGTTCTGGCAGCTGACGACGGCGCTGCGCAACACGCTCTATTTCGGCATCGGCGTCGCCTTTCTCTCCCGCATCATATCGCTGGTCGTCGGCCTAGTCGCTGGTTATGCCGGCGGCGCAGTCGACCGGGTGCTGATGGCGATCAACGACAGCGTCATGGTCATCCCGCAATTTCCGCTGCTGATCCTGTTCTATTTCGTGCTGAAGGACAGCATGACCTGGACGACGCTGATCGTCATCATGGCCTCGCTCGGCTGGTCTTATGACGCGCGCCTGATCCGCTCGGTGGCGATCGGCCTGAAGACCAGGCCGTTTACCACCCAGAGCGTCTATTCCGGCATGAGCATGCGCAAGATCCTGGTCGAGGAGCATCTGCCCTATGTGCTGCCGATCGTCTTTGCCACCACCATGAACAACATGATCTGGTCGATCGGCATGGAGATCACCCTTTCGGTGCTCGGCTTCACCGATATCGAGACGCCGACCATGGGCATGATGATCTACTGGGCCAATGCGCATTCGGCGCTGATATCGGGAGTGTGGTGGTGGGTGGCGGCGCCCGTCGCCGTCATCGTCATTCTGTTTCTGGCGCTCTTCCTGCTGTCGATGTCGATGAACGAATACAATGATCCGCGCAGCCGGCTGAACCGGATGGGAAGTTAG
- a CDS encoding ABC transporter ATP-binding protein translates to MTALLHLSHVTKVYRQGGMLGRRLITAVKDVSFEVGEEPEILSIVGESGSGKSTIAAMILGQTEPTEGQLEFSGQAVSIHSRSERKAFMKEVQPVLQNPFEAFNPLKRVDRYLFETARNLSGPGKRIDRKEAERMADAALVHVGLTLEEVKGRFPHELSGGQLQRVAIARALIPQPRLLVADEPVSMVDASLRMAIVNLFGRLKNELGLSIIYITHDLATAYYVSDNIIIMRKGEIVERGPARPVLDNPQHPYSRALKEAVLAADFSPAM, encoded by the coding sequence TTGACCGCTCTGCTTCACCTCTCGCATGTCACCAAAGTCTATCGCCAGGGCGGCATGCTCGGCCGGCGCCTGATCACCGCGGTCAAGGATGTCAGTTTCGAAGTCGGGGAAGAGCCGGAAATCCTGTCGATCGTCGGCGAATCCGGCTCGGGAAAATCGACGATCGCGGCGATGATCCTGGGGCAGACCGAACCGACGGAAGGGCAGCTGGAATTCTCCGGCCAAGCCGTCTCCATCCATAGCCGCTCCGAACGCAAGGCCTTCATGAAGGAGGTGCAGCCGGTTCTGCAGAACCCGTTCGAAGCCTTCAATCCGCTGAAGCGGGTCGACCGTTATCTGTTCGAGACGGCCCGCAACCTGTCGGGCCCGGGAAAACGGATAGACCGTAAAGAAGCCGAGCGCATGGCCGATGCCGCCCTCGTGCATGTCGGCCTCACCCTCGAGGAAGTCAAAGGCCGCTTCCCCCACGAACTCTCCGGCGGCCAGCTTCAGCGCGTCGCCATCGCCCGCGCGCTGATCCCGCAGCCGCGCCTGCTGGTCGCCGACGAACCGGTCTCGATGGTCGACGCCTCGCTGCGCATGGCGATCGTCAACCTTTTCGGCCGGCTGAAAAACGAACTCGGCCTGTCGATCATCTACATCACCCACGATCTGGCCACCGCCTATTACGTCAGCGATAACATCATCATCATGCGCAAGGGCGAGATCGTCGAACGCGGACCGGCCCGCCCGGTGCTCGATAATCCGCAGCATCCCTATTCGCGGGCGCTGAAGGAGGCGGTGCTGGCGGCGGATTTCAGCCCGGCGATGTGA
- a CDS encoding SRPBCC family protein, which translates to MIEQGNSTGGARNRTSVERRGDRELLVTRTFDAPPSTVYRAWSQPELFQRWWMPKSVPGISLVSCEMDVRTGGKYRLEFGAGGSDTMAFYGKYLEVVPNERIVWTNDEGEEGAITTVTFEDQGGRTLLTFQEVYPSREALEEALQGSAAALPEQLEQLGELLASLGR; encoded by the coding sequence ATGATTGAGCAAGGCAACAGTACAGGTGGTGCGCGGAACCGCACGTCAGTCGAGCGCAGAGGCGATCGCGAACTTCTGGTAACCAGGACATTCGATGCGCCGCCGAGCACGGTTTACAGGGCGTGGAGCCAGCCCGAGCTGTTCCAGCGCTGGTGGATGCCAAAATCGGTGCCCGGCATTTCGCTCGTATCGTGCGAGATGGATGTGCGTACCGGCGGCAAATATCGGCTGGAATTCGGCGCCGGCGGTTCCGACACCATGGCCTTCTATGGCAAGTATCTCGAGGTGGTGCCGAACGAACGCATCGTCTGGACCAACGATGAGGGCGAAGAGGGCGCGATCACGACCGTGACCTTCGAGGACCAGGGCGGGAGGACACTGCTGACTTTCCAGGAAGTCTATCCGTCCAGGGAAGCGCTTGAGGAAGCGCTGCAGGGCTCGGCCGCCGCATTGCCGGAGCAGTTGGAGCAGCTCGGCGAATTGCTCGCCAGCCTAGGCAGGTAG
- a CDS encoding ArsR/SmtB family transcription factor, with translation MVQYVSPPLDLSFAALADATRRGIIDQLGRGDASITSLADKFQMTLTGMKKHVQVLERAGLVVTQKIGRVRTCKLGERGLKAEAEWIEAHRKLFEARFEALDDIISEIKREGRDD, from the coding sequence ATGGTTCAGTATGTAAGCCCTCCCCTCGATCTCTCGTTTGCGGCGCTGGCCGATGCGACCCGCCGCGGGATCATCGATCAGCTTGGGCGGGGGGACGCGTCGATCACCAGTCTCGCCGACAAGTTCCAGATGACGCTGACCGGCATGAAGAAGCACGTCCAGGTTCTCGAGCGGGCCGGGCTGGTCGTCACGCAGAAGATCGGACGGGTGAGAACCTGCAAGCTGGGGGAACGCGGCCTCAAGGCGGAAGCCGAGTGGATCGAAGCACATCGCAAGCTCTTCGAGGCCCGCTTCGAAGCATTGGACGACATCATCAGCGAGATAAAACGGGAGGGACGCGATGATTGA
- a CDS encoding ABC transporter ATP-binding protein → MENLVEIENLKAYYRAFLFGVDREVRAVDDISLTIGRGEVYGVAGESSSGKTTLIKTIAGAIRPPLRVVSGSVKFHFAGGTQDIYAMKPEERMALRWKHLSYIMQGSMNVLNPVRRIRHSFTDFAFRHMAVSKQVFFERVAAHLQRLKLDPHLLDAYPHELSGGMRQRMTIALATILTPEFIIADEPTTALDVIVQRDVLSMIREIQREMGSSFLFVTHDMGVHATVSDRIGIVYAGRLVEEAPTPKLFSKPLHPYTQHLVGSLPRIGDATTRPSLEGRPPNLAMPPEGCRFHPRCPKRMEICSQKVPPLVTVEPERRVACFAVTGDQV, encoded by the coding sequence ATGGAGAATTTGGTCGAAATCGAGAATCTGAAAGCCTATTACCGCGCCTTCCTTTTTGGCGTCGATCGCGAGGTGCGCGCCGTCGACGATATCAGCCTGACGATCGGCCGCGGCGAGGTCTATGGCGTCGCCGGCGAATCGAGCAGCGGCAAGACGACCCTGATCAAAACCATCGCCGGCGCCATCCGGCCGCCGCTCAGGGTCGTGTCGGGCAGCGTGAAATTCCACTTTGCCGGCGGCACCCAGGATATTTATGCGATGAAGCCGGAGGAGCGCATGGCGCTGCGCTGGAAGCATCTGTCCTATATCATGCAGGGCTCGATGAACGTGCTCAACCCGGTGCGCCGGATCCGCCATTCCTTCACCGATTTCGCCTTCCGCCACATGGCTGTCAGCAAACAGGTGTTCTTCGAAAGGGTCGCCGCCCATTTGCAGCGGCTGAAGCTCGATCCGCATCTGCTCGACGCCTATCCGCACGAACTCTCCGGCGGCATGCGCCAGCGCATGACCATCGCGCTCGCCACCATCCTGACGCCGGAATTCATCATCGCCGATGAACCGACGACCGCGCTCGACGTCATCGTCCAGCGCGACGTGCTGTCGATGATCCGCGAAATCCAGCGCGAGATGGGCTCGTCCTTTCTGTTCGTTACCCATGATATGGGGGTGCACGCCACGGTTTCCGACCGCATCGGCATCGTCTATGCCGGGCGTCTGGTCGAGGAAGCGCCGACCCCCAAACTCTTCAGCAAGCCGCTGCATCCCTATACGCAGCACCTCGTCGGCAGCCTGCCGCGCATCGGCGATGCGACGACGCGGCCGTCGCTGGAGGGGCGCCCGCCGAACCTTGCCATGCCGCCGGAAGGCTGCCGCTTTCACCCGCGCTGTCCGAAACGGATGGAGATCTGCTCGCAAAAGGTGCCGCCGCTCGTCACGGTCGAGCCGGAGCGCCGTGTGGCCTGTTTTGCAGTTACGGGAGATCAGGTTTGA